From Klebsiella electrica, the proteins below share one genomic window:
- a CDS encoding efflux RND transporter periplasmic adaptor subunit has protein sequence MNRYFSLIPVVILITTACDQKAPQVTPLPRMVKAAEVTAVGDSQQRVFPARIESGDSTDLSFKRGGLVESLDVRQGANITQGQVLARLNAREAQQRFNERQTAATLAQRQFDRFQTLAGRQAISQAEMDIQRASRDSANAALKIAREELDQLTLKAPFSGVAASVPVRNHQVVAAGQTVVTLTRSDLLDVVFSIPENLFSAFDIRNAQYRPLVKINALPDRQFTAQYKEHSGSSDNHSLTWQVILTMPRPADFPAVGGVSGTVTVNLANLPANTGREALVVPVEAVFNPDNHPRNEPHVWVIKGDGEQLHLEDRKVSVGQVTTQGVVITDGLSAGERVVAAGVSELHAQQPVRIWTRERGL, from the coding sequence GTGAACCGTTATTTTTCTCTCATTCCTGTTGTTATTTTGATAACAACAGCTTGCGACCAGAAAGCGCCGCAGGTTACACCGCTGCCACGGATGGTGAAAGCCGCTGAGGTGACTGCGGTCGGGGATTCACAGCAGCGTGTTTTCCCCGCGCGCATCGAATCCGGGGACTCTACGGATCTCTCTTTTAAACGCGGCGGCCTGGTGGAATCGCTCGATGTGCGCCAGGGCGCCAACATTACGCAAGGACAGGTCCTCGCCCGTCTCAACGCGCGGGAAGCCCAACAGCGTTTCAATGAACGACAAACTGCCGCCACGCTCGCGCAGCGGCAGTTTGACCGCTTTCAGACCCTCGCCGGCCGCCAGGCTATTTCGCAAGCCGAAATGGACATTCAGCGCGCCAGCCGCGACTCGGCAAATGCCGCGCTGAAAATTGCCCGCGAAGAACTCGACCAGTTGACGCTAAAGGCGCCGTTTAGCGGGGTAGCGGCCAGCGTGCCGGTGCGCAATCACCAGGTGGTGGCCGCCGGGCAGACCGTGGTGACCCTGACGCGTAGCGATCTGCTCGACGTGGTCTTTAGCATCCCGGAAAATCTGTTTAGCGCCTTTGATATTCGCAACGCGCAGTATCGTCCGCTAGTGAAAATCAACGCCCTGCCGGATCGCCAGTTTACCGCCCAGTACAAAGAGCATTCCGGCAGCAGCGACAATCATTCCCTGACGTGGCAGGTGATTTTGACCATGCCGCGCCCGGCCGATTTCCCCGCGGTGGGCGGCGTCAGCGGGACCGTGACGGTGAATCTGGCGAATCTGCCCGCCAATACCGGTCGCGAGGCGCTGGTGGTGCCGGTTGAGGCGGTGTTCAATCCCGATAATCATCCGCGCAATGAGCCGCACGTGTGGGTGATTAAGGGCGATGGCGAACAGCTGCATCTTGAGGATCGCAAAGTGAGCGTCGGGCAGGTCACCACCCAGGGGGTGGTTATTACCGACGGGCTCAGCGCCGGCGAGCGCGTTGTGGCAGCTGGCGTAAGCGAACTGCATGCCCAACAGCCGGTTCGAATCTGGACGCGTGAACGAGGACTTTAA
- a CDS encoding universal stress protein, producing the protein MYKNILVPVDVFEIGLADKALSHAQFLAQSACGKIHLLHVNPLFSPVLTRGFISDARKMEDYLVKNAEEKLAGLAKKSTLPESDIQIHVRSGNVRDEVIKLADELQADVVIIGSRNPNIQTHLLGSEAAGIVRYAHVPVFVVR; encoded by the coding sequence ATGTATAAAAATATTCTGGTCCCGGTTGATGTCTTTGAAATTGGCCTTGCCGACAAGGCGCTATCCCACGCTCAGTTTCTTGCGCAGAGCGCTTGCGGGAAAATTCACCTGTTGCACGTAAATCCTCTGTTTTCCCCGGTGCTGACGCGTGGATTTATTTCTGATGCGCGAAAAATGGAAGACTATCTGGTTAAAAACGCTGAGGAAAAACTTGCCGGGTTGGCCAAAAAGTCCACCCTGCCGGAAAGTGACATCCAGATTCATGTCCGTAGCGGCAATGTTCGCGATGAAGTGATCAAACTGGCTGACGAGCTGCAGGCGGATGTGGTGATTATTGGCTCGCGAAACCCCAATATTCAGACCCATTTGCTGGGTTCTGAGGCGGCAGGCATCGTTCGTTATGCCCATGTGCCGGTTTTTGTCGTGCGTTAG
- a CDS encoding acyltransferase, which translates to MTAVTFFTIYNTWDRYDYDYHWILGFLTFISTIATPLFFVVAGYLDAQSRHNASWQMEKIKSVVIVFLFWMTIYYLFEPYQRGYLIQPWFVFAFIVIYTFHPLVEWLSLRRRVFFSVVFVLLLFCYGYDLLAVLWPNVHPLTLPPQYRLWTWLLFYLTGQLFNDPLVVRWLNRDSVIKATMCAIPFIYLFTWFYERHFFFALFKADRNAFILTGSQIYILVVALVIAANGVRFRKNSEFKESILAAVSKTMTGVYILHYSIFHLLSALIPIGSLTTKLMLIVLTFVVSVLISMLALSHSVAKKVITL; encoded by the coding sequence ATGACGGCGGTCACCTTCTTTACCATCTATAACACCTGGGATCGGTATGATTACGACTATCACTGGATCCTCGGCTTTCTGACCTTTATCTCGACCATCGCCACGCCGCTGTTTTTTGTGGTGGCGGGCTATCTCGATGCTCAGTCCCGACATAACGCGAGCTGGCAGATGGAGAAAATTAAAAGCGTGGTGATCGTCTTTCTTTTCTGGATGACGATTTACTACCTCTTTGAGCCCTACCAGCGCGGCTATCTTATCCAGCCATGGTTTGTCTTCGCCTTTATCGTGATTTATACCTTCCACCCGCTGGTCGAGTGGCTAAGCCTGCGCAGAAGGGTCTTCTTTAGCGTGGTGTTTGTGTTACTGCTTTTCTGCTATGGCTACGACCTGCTGGCGGTCCTTTGGCCCAACGTTCATCCGCTAACTTTGCCACCGCAGTATCGTCTGTGGACCTGGCTGTTGTTCTATTTAACCGGCCAGCTGTTTAACGACCCGCTGGTGGTGCGCTGGCTTAACCGCGATAGCGTTATCAAAGCCACGATGTGCGCCATACCCTTTATTTATCTTTTCACCTGGTTTTACGAGCGTCATTTCTTTTTCGCCCTGTTCAAGGCCGACAGAAATGCGTTCATTCTCACCGGTTCACAAATTTATATTCTGGTAGTCGCGCTGGTGATTGCGGCCAACGGCGTCCGTTTCCGTAAAAACAGCGAGTTTAAAGAGAGTATCCTGGCGGCAGTCAGCAAAACGATGACCGGGGTTTATATCCTCCATTACTCCATTTTTCATCTGCTGAGCGCCCTTATCCCTATCGGTTCGCTGACCACAAAATTAATGCTGATTGTCCTGACGTTTGTCGTCTCGGTATTGATTTCAATGCTGGCGCTATCCCACTCCGTCGCTAAAAAAGTGATCACCCTTTAA
- a CDS encoding alpha/beta hydrolase has protein sequence MMSFTRPLIKAGSKVASLVKKIAIALFIVVTVFMAGRIYETQRGPALHPWHTWAADEMSATEIDHATFAGYLAREETIFRQMRSQLTNALQDDEKTPLNRFYAQSQVYPQQFQPDWNRSFVLLPAGTPRGAAVLLHGLTDSPYSVRYLAKAYQQQGFVAVVPRLPGHGTAPGSLTAVDWQQWMAATRLAVREATRLAGANVPLHVIGYSNGGALALKYALDALDDNALSQPQQIVLLSPMIGVTAFARFAGLTGLPAVFPAFARAAWLNVAPEFNPYKYNSFPVKAARQSWLLTQALQAKIVEDSRSQRLAALAPVLTFQSVMDSTVSTRAVVESLYRYLPENGSELVVFDINQAANLRALFRPAVYSALNTLLPPAPRRYRTTVITNASSTTYDTVARTTPAGAQEEQVTRLNIAWPQDMYSLSHVAVPFPMSDSLYGREPTEKNLYGISIGTISLRGETATLSVGLDTLMRVTSNPFFPFMMARIEQHIHGALPSAPESGL, from the coding sequence ATGATGAGTTTTACCCGCCCTCTGATTAAAGCCGGTTCAAAAGTGGCCTCGCTGGTGAAAAAAATAGCGATTGCTCTGTTTATCGTGGTGACCGTTTTTATGGCCGGGCGTATTTACGAAACGCAGCGTGGGCCCGCCCTGCATCCGTGGCATACCTGGGCTGCTGATGAAATGTCGGCGACGGAGATTGACCACGCGACCTTCGCTGGCTATCTGGCGCGAGAAGAGACGATTTTTCGCCAGATGAGAAGTCAGCTGACCAATGCGCTTCAGGATGATGAAAAAACGCCGCTTAATCGTTTTTATGCCCAAAGCCAGGTCTATCCGCAACAGTTTCAGCCCGACTGGAATCGCTCCTTTGTGCTGTTGCCCGCAGGGACGCCGCGCGGCGCCGCGGTGTTGCTTCATGGCTTGACGGACTCGCCATACAGCGTGCGCTATCTGGCAAAAGCCTACCAGCAGCAGGGGTTCGTTGCCGTGGTGCCGAGGTTGCCGGGGCACGGTACTGCGCCGGGTTCGCTGACCGCCGTTGACTGGCAGCAGTGGATGGCGGCAACGCGACTGGCGGTACGCGAAGCCACCCGACTGGCCGGGGCGAACGTCCCGCTGCATGTTATCGGCTATTCCAACGGCGGCGCGCTGGCGCTGAAATATGCGCTCGACGCGCTGGATGATAACGCCTTGTCTCAGCCACAGCAGATAGTCCTGCTGTCGCCGATGATCGGGGTGACTGCATTTGCCCGCTTTGCCGGGCTGACGGGGCTACCGGCGGTGTTTCCCGCTTTTGCGCGCGCGGCATGGCTTAACGTGGCGCCCGAGTTTAATCCTTATAAATACAATTCATTTCCGGTGAAGGCGGCCCGACAGTCGTGGCTGTTAACCCAGGCGCTGCAGGCGAAAATTGTCGAGGACTCCCGCAGCCAGCGGCTTGCTGCGCTGGCCCCGGTGCTGACTTTTCAGTCGGTGATGGACTCCACCGTCAGCACCAGGGCGGTGGTGGAGTCGCTGTATCGCTATTTGCCGGAAAACGGCAGCGAGCTGGTGGTTTTCGATATCAACCAGGCGGCGAATCTGCGCGCGTTGTTTCGACCTGCGGTCTACTCTGCGCTCAACACGCTATTGCCGCCAGCGCCGCGCCGCTATCGCACAACGGTGATTACCAATGCCTCGTCCACGACGTACGATACCGTCGCGCGAACCACGCCAGCGGGCGCGCAAGAGGAGCAAGTGACGCGGCTGAACATCGCGTGGCCGCAGGATATGTATTCGCTGTCGCACGTCGCGGTACCTTTTCCGATGAGCGATTCTCTGTACGGTCGCGAGCCGACGGAGAAGAACCTTTACGGCATCAGTATCGGTACCATTTCGCTGCGCGGAGAGACCGCAACCCTCAGCGTAGGGCTGGATACGCTGATGCGCGTGACCTCTAATCCGTTCTTTCCGTTTATGATGGCGCGTATTGAGCAACATATTCACGGCGCTTTGCCGTCTGCGCCTGAATCGGGATTATAA
- the pagP gene encoding lipid IV(A) palmitoyltransferase PagP: MQHCRLVVWGTLIICATAVQAEDHVYGEQRISGWWDWLKNDVSQTWNQPQNYDLYLPFLSWHNRLTYDKEKTDNYNEMPWGGGFGVSRYHDDGDWSSLYAMMFKDSHNKWQPIIGYGWEKGWYLDSREDFRLGLGVTAGITARDDFANYVPLPIILPLFSASYQRLSVQFTYIPGTYNNGNVLFAWLRYGF, translated from the coding sequence ATGCAACATTGTCGGCTGGTGGTGTGGGGTACCCTGATTATTTGCGCTACGGCGGTCCAGGCTGAAGATCATGTCTACGGTGAACAGCGCATCAGCGGCTGGTGGGACTGGCTCAAAAATGATGTTTCGCAAACCTGGAATCAGCCGCAAAATTATGACCTGTATCTGCCGTTTCTCAGCTGGCACAACCGCTTAACCTACGATAAAGAGAAAACCGACAACTACAATGAGATGCCCTGGGGCGGCGGTTTCGGCGTCTCTCGCTATCACGATGATGGCGACTGGAGTTCGCTGTACGCCATGATGTTTAAGGATTCGCATAACAAGTGGCAGCCGATAATCGGCTACGGCTGGGAGAAGGGCTGGTATCTGGATAGCCGCGAGGATTTCCGCCTTGGCCTCGGCGTGACCGCCGGGATCACCGCCCGTGATGATTTCGCGAATTACGTCCCCTTACCGATAATTCTGCCTTTATTTTCCGCAAGCTATCAGCGGCTGAGCGTACAGTTCACCTATATTCCCGGCACCTACAATAACGGTAACGTCCTGTTTGCCTGGCTGCGCTATGGTTTTTAA
- a CDS encoding efflux RND transporter permease subunit has protein sequence MDISRQFINNPVRVWLTILLLGIGGIFALLNIGRLEDPAFTIKTAVVITHYPGASAQQVEEEVTLPLENALQQLPYLDNVSSISSNGLSQITVNIASNYHSNELPQIWDELRRRVGDAARLFPPGVVTPFVNDDFGDVFGFFFAISGDSFTNPELVRYAEQLRRELVLVPGVGKVAIGGVLPQQINIDISLPKMAARGITLNQLSAILSRLNVVSSAGEIKSGSESIRLHPTGEFENIDELGDLPINPHGTGAATRLRDIATISRGLSESPSSLYHANGRQAVTMGVSFIPGVNVIDVGHALEARLAQMSAEKPAGIHLDLFYDQAAEVGHSVNGFITNFLMALAIVVGVLLIFMGVRSGIIIAFSLALNVLGTLLIMYLWGIELQRISLGALIIALSMLVDNAIVIVEGVLIARQQGSTLLTAINYVIRRSALPLLGATVIAILAFAPIGLSQDSTGEYCKSLFQVLLISLMLSWFSALTITPVLIKWWLFKGAASPTPAAEADPYRGRFYRSYQQILNALLRQKTVTLTVMAALLVGAVWGFGSVRQNFFPSSNTPVFFVDLWLPYGTDIAATEKMTSDIETAINGQPGVVTTVATIGQGSMRFILTYSGQRQYSNYAQIMVRMDDQRSIDALTRHVDAYIARHYPQVNASSKRVMFGPSSDSAIEVRIKGPDPDRLRLIASQVSTILAADPAVGSVRNDWQNRSKTIRPQYSPVLGRELGVDKQDIDSALQMNFSGSRVGLYREGADLLPVVVRPPAAERQDANHLKNVLVWSQSRQQYIPLSNVVSGFNLEWEDPLILRRDRSRVLTVMSNPDPLSHQTPGDILARVQPQINALSLPHGYSIEWGGDAENSSEARQGLFTTLPLGYLVMFVITVLMFSSLKNAVAIWLTVPLALIGVTPGFLITGIPFGFMALIGLLSLSGMLIRNGIVLVEEIEQQKQEKPQHEAIIYAATSRLRPILLTAFTTVLGLAPLLLDVFFQSMAVVIMFGLGFATILTLLVLPVIYACFHPKDMRQPQ, from the coding sequence ATGGATATCTCTCGTCAGTTTATTAATAATCCCGTTCGCGTCTGGTTAACCATTCTGCTGTTGGGCATTGGCGGTATTTTCGCCCTGCTCAATATCGGCCGTCTGGAAGATCCGGCCTTTACCATTAAAACGGCGGTGGTCATTACCCACTATCCTGGCGCTTCGGCGCAACAGGTCGAAGAAGAGGTCACCCTGCCGCTGGAAAATGCCCTGCAACAGCTGCCTTATCTGGATAACGTCAGCTCTATTTCGTCCAACGGGCTCTCGCAGATTACGGTGAATATCGCCTCGAATTACCACTCCAACGAGCTGCCGCAAATTTGGGATGAGCTGCGGCGCAGAGTGGGCGATGCGGCCCGTCTGTTCCCTCCGGGCGTGGTCACCCCCTTCGTGAACGATGATTTCGGCGACGTGTTTGGCTTTTTCTTTGCCATTTCCGGCGACAGTTTTACCAATCCCGAGCTGGTCCGTTATGCCGAGCAGCTGCGTCGGGAACTGGTACTGGTGCCCGGCGTTGGCAAGGTCGCCATCGGCGGTGTACTCCCCCAGCAGATTAATATTGATATCTCTTTACCCAAAATGGCCGCCCGCGGCATTACGCTTAACCAGCTTTCCGCCATTCTCAGCCGCCTGAACGTCGTGTCCAGCGCCGGGGAGATTAAATCTGGCAGCGAGTCCATTCGCCTGCATCCGACCGGGGAATTTGAGAATATCGACGAACTGGGCGATCTGCCGATCAACCCGCACGGTACGGGGGCGGCAACCCGGTTACGGGATATTGCCACCATCTCGCGCGGCTTGAGCGAATCGCCGTCCAGCCTCTACCACGCCAACGGCCGTCAGGCGGTGACCATGGGCGTCTCGTTCATTCCCGGCGTCAACGTCATCGATGTGGGCCACGCGCTGGAGGCCAGGCTGGCACAAATGTCGGCGGAAAAACCCGCCGGGATTCACCTCGATCTGTTCTACGATCAGGCGGCTGAAGTCGGCCACTCGGTTAACGGCTTTATCACTAATTTCTTAATGGCGCTGGCCATTGTCGTCGGCGTTCTGCTGATCTTTATGGGCGTGCGCAGCGGTATTATTATTGCGTTTTCGCTGGCCCTCAACGTGCTGGGCACGCTGCTGATTATGTACCTGTGGGGCATTGAGCTGCAGCGGATCTCGCTAGGCGCGCTCATTATCGCCCTCAGCATGCTGGTCGATAACGCCATCGTGATTGTCGAAGGCGTGCTGATTGCCCGTCAGCAGGGGTCAACGCTGCTGACCGCCATCAACTACGTTATCCGCCGTTCCGCCCTGCCCCTGCTGGGGGCAACCGTGATAGCCATCCTCGCCTTCGCGCCTATCGGTCTGTCGCAGGACTCGACGGGGGAATACTGTAAATCGCTGTTCCAGGTGCTGCTCATCTCCCTGATGCTCAGCTGGTTCTCGGCGCTCACCATTACCCCGGTGTTGATCAAATGGTGGCTGTTTAAAGGCGCGGCATCCCCGACGCCAGCCGCTGAGGCCGATCCTTACCGCGGACGCTTTTACCGCAGCTATCAGCAGATCCTCAACGCCCTGTTGCGGCAAAAAACCGTCACCCTTACGGTGATGGCCGCGCTGCTGGTCGGCGCGGTCTGGGGATTTGGCTCGGTACGACAGAACTTTTTCCCGTCATCCAATACGCCTGTCTTCTTTGTGGACCTGTGGCTGCCCTACGGCACCGATATCGCCGCCACCGAAAAAATGACCAGCGATATCGAAACCGCGATTAACGGCCAGCCGGGCGTGGTCACTACCGTGGCGACCATCGGTCAGGGCAGCATGCGCTTTATCCTCACCTACAGCGGCCAGCGGCAGTACAGCAACTATGCGCAGATCATGGTGCGCATGGACGACCAGCGTAGTATTGACGCCCTCACTCGCCACGTCGATGCCTATATTGCGCGCCACTATCCGCAGGTCAACGCCAGCAGCAAGCGGGTGATGTTTGGTCCGTCCAGCGATAGCGCCATCGAGGTGCGTATTAAAGGCCCCGATCCCGACAGATTGCGACTGATAGCCAGCCAGGTCAGCACGATCCTTGCGGCGGATCCGGCCGTCGGCAGCGTGCGTAACGACTGGCAAAACCGCAGTAAAACGATCCGTCCGCAGTATTCGCCGGTCCTCGGCCGCGAGCTGGGGGTGGATAAGCAAGATATCGACAGTGCGCTGCAAATGAATTTCAGCGGTAGCCGCGTCGGGCTGTATCGTGAAGGCGCCGATCTGCTGCCGGTGGTGGTACGCCCGCCCGCCGCCGAACGTCAGGATGCTAACCATCTGAAAAACGTACTGGTGTGGAGCCAGAGCCGTCAGCAGTACATTCCGCTGAGCAACGTCGTCAGCGGCTTTAACCTCGAATGGGAAGACCCGTTAATTCTCCGCCGCGACCGCAGCCGCGTCCTCACGGTGATGAGCAACCCCGACCCGCTGAGCCATCAAACCCCGGGCGATATTCTGGCGCGAGTCCAGCCGCAAATTAACGCGCTCAGTCTGCCGCACGGCTACAGTATTGAGTGGGGAGGCGATGCGGAGAACTCCAGCGAAGCGCGGCAGGGGCTGTTCACCACCCTGCCATTAGGTTATCTGGTGATGTTCGTCATCACCGTGCTGATGTTCAGTTCGCTGAAAAATGCCGTTGCCATCTGGCTGACCGTGCCGCTGGCGCTGATCGGCGTGACGCCGGGCTTTTTAATCACCGGCATTCCCTTCGGCTTTATGGCGCTTATCGGTTTGCTTAGCCTGAGCGGCATGCTTATCCGTAACGGCATCGTGCTGGTTGAAGAGATTGAACAACAAAAACAGGAAAAACCGCAGCACGAGGCAATTATCTATGCGGCAACCTCGCGCTTACGCCCTATACTGCTCACGGCCTTTACCACCGTGCTCGGGCTGGCGCCGCTGCTGCTGGACGTCTTCTTCCAGAGTATGGCGGTGGTTATCATGTTCGGGCTGGGTTTTGCGACCATTCTGACGCTACTGGTTCTTCCGGTTATTTACGCCTGTTTTCACCCTAAGGATATGCGGCAACCACAATGA